One window of the Salvia miltiorrhiza cultivar Shanhuang (shh) chromosome 6, IMPLAD_Smil_shh, whole genome shotgun sequence genome contains the following:
- the LOC130988863 gene encoding FT-interacting protein 1-like isoform X2, which translates to MNPLDEYRIKDTKPRLGERWPHGGGRSWIGGDKITTTYDLVEQMFYLYVRVVKARDLPTNAVTGGCDPYVEVKLGNYKGKTQRFEKKSSPEWNQVFAFSKDKIQSSVVEIFVREKEMVGRDDYLGRVDFDLNEVPTRLPPDSPLAPQWYRLEERRRPAAESRLRGEVMLAVWIGSQADEAFPEAWHSDAAAVHGDGVFSVRSKVYVSPKLWYLRVNVIEAQDVEAAEAAPVFVKGQVGNQVCKTKLFPNRTANPVWNEDLLFVIAEPFEEALVLTVESKVGPTRDEVVGRMSIPMHVLERRMDHRPVHSRWFNLDRLGTERKFSTRVHLRACLEGGYHVLDESTLYISDQRPTARQLWKQPIGIVEVGILSANALLPMKARGTTDAYCVAKYGHKWVRTRTIVESFSPTWNEQYTWEVYDPCTLLTLAVFDNCHLSGRDSRIGKVRIRLSTLETDKIYTHSYPLLVLHPSGLKKMGELQLAFRFTCISLTQMIYLYSRPLLPKTHYIQAFTISQLDKLRYEAMNIVASRLGRAEPPLRKEVVEYMLDVESHMWSMRRSKANFFRIASFFSGLVGTGRWVRQVCEWKNPITTVLVHVLLCILVCYPELVLPTGFLYMFLMAVWNLRLRDSQPAHVDTKMSWAEGVHPDELDEEFDTFPTSRPQDVVRMRYDRLRSVAGRIQSVVGDMATQGERFLALLSWRDPRATTIFLLFCLCAAVVLFVTPFKIVTLLLGLFLLRHPRFRSKMPCAPSSFFRRLPARVDTML; encoded by the coding sequence ATGAATCCCCTGGATGAGTACAGAATCAAGGACACGAAGCCGCGGCTGGGCGAGCGGTGGCCGCACGGCGGCGGGCGCAGCTGGATCGGGGGCGACAAGATCACGACCACCTACGACCTAGTGGAACAGATGTTCTACCTCTACGTCCGCGTGGTCAAGGCTCGCGATCTCCCCACCAACGCAGTCACCGGCGGCTGCGACCCCTACGTCGAGGTCAAGCTCGGCAACTACAAGGGCAAAACGCAGCGTTTCGAGAAGAAAAGCAGCCCCGAGTGGAACCAGGTCTTCGCCTTCTCCAAGGACAAGATTCAGTCTTCCGTCGTCGAGATTTTCGTGCGAGAGAAGGAGATGGTCGGGAGAGACGACTACCTCGGGAGGGTCGACTTCGACCTTAACGAGGTTCCCACGAGGCTCCCGCCGGATAGCCCCCTCGCCCCGCAGTGGTACCGCCtcgaggagcgccgccgccccGCCGCCGAGAGCAGGCTGAGAGGCGAAGTCATGCTCGCGGTGTGGATCGGATCGCAGGCGGATGAGGCGTTTCCCGAGGCATGGCACTCGGACGCCGCCGCCGTGCATGGCGACGGTGTGTTTAGCGTGCGGTCCAAGGTGTACGTCTCGCCCAAGCTGTGGTACCTTCGGGTCAACGTGATCGAGGCGCAGGACGTGGAGGCGGCAGAGGCAGCGCCGGTGTTCGTGAAGGGGCAGGTCGGGAACCAGGTTTGTAAAACCAAGCTGTTCCCGAACCGGACCGCGAACCCGGTCTGGAACGAGGATCTGTTGTTCGTGATCGCGGAGCCTTTCGAGGAGGCGTTGGTGTTGACGGTGGAGAGCAAGGTGGGTCCGACGAGGGACGAGGTGGTCGGGAGGATGAGCATCCCGATGCACGTGTTGGAGAGGCGGATGGACCACCGGCCGGTCCACTCGCGGTGGTTCAATCTGGACCGGTTGGGCACGGAGCGGAAGTTCTCGACCAGGGTCCATCTGAGGGCGTGTCTGGAAGGCGGGTACCACGTGTTGGATGAGTCCACACTGTACATCAGCGATCAGAGGCCCACCGCCCGCCAGCTATGGAAGCAGCCCATCGGGATTGTGGAGGTCGGGATACTCAGCGCCAACGCCCTCCTCCCTATGAAAGCGCGGGGCACCACCGACGCCTACTGCGTGGCCAAGTACGGCCACAAGTGGGTCCGGACGAGGACCATAGTCGAGAGCTTCAGTCCCACGTGGAACGAGCAGTACACGTGGGAGGTGTACGACCCCTGCACGCTCCTCACGCTTGCTGTCTTCGATAACTGCCATCTCTCCGGAAGGGATTCCAGAATTGGCAAGGTTCGAATCCGGCTATCCACGTTGGAGACTGATAAAATCTACACACATTCGTATCCACTACTAGTGTTGCACCCCTCGGGATTGAAGAAAATGGGAGAGCTGCAGCTGGCATTTCGATTTACCTGCATTTCCTTAACACAGATGATATACTTATACAGTAGGCCATTGCTGCCTAAAACGCACTACATTCAAGCATTCACAATAAGTCAGTTAGATAAACTGAGGTACGAGGCAATGAACATTGTGGCATCGAGATTGGGGAGAGCAGAGCCTCCTCTGAGAAAGGAAGTGGTAGAATACATGCTAGATGTGGAGTCGCACATGTGGAGCATGCGGCGGAGCAAGGCGAATTTCTTCCGAATAGCCTCCTTCTTCTCGGGCCTAGTGGGCACGGGCAGATGGGTGCGGCAAGTGTGCGAGTGGAAGAACCCGATCACCACGGTGCTCGTCCACGTCCTGTTGTGCATCCTCGTGTGCTACCCGGAGCTCGTGCTCCCCACGGGCTTCCTCTACATGTTTCTCATGGCGGTGTGGAACTTGAGGCTCCGGGACAGCCAGCCTGCGCACGTGGACACCAAGATGTCGTGGGCGGAGGGGGTGCACCCGGACGAGCTTGATGAGGAATTCGACACGTTCCCGACGTCGCGGCCTCAGGACGTGGTGCGTATGAGGTATGATCGGCTTAGGAGTGTTGCCGGGAGGATACAGAGCGTGGTCGGGGATATGGCGACGCAGGGAGAGAGGTTTCTTGCGTTGCTAAGCTGGAGGGATCCAAGAGCAACCACCATTTTCCTACTGTTTTGCCTCTGTGCAGCTGTTGTTCTCTTTGTTACTCCTTTCAAGATTGTGACTCTTTTGTTGGGCTTGTTTTTGCTTAGGCATCCAAGATTTAGGAGCAAGATGCCTTGTGCTCCAAGCAGCTTCTTCCGCCGATTGCCCGCTCGAGTAGATACCATGCTCTAG
- the LOC130988861 gene encoding FT-interacting protein 3, whose product MQRPPQEDFSLKETNPHLGGGKVTGDKLTSTYDLVEQMQYLYVRVVKAKDLPGKDVSGSCDPYVEVRLGNYKGTTRHFEKKSNPEWNQVFAFSKERIQASVLEVSVKDKDVVKDDFIGRVIFDLNEIPKRVPPDSPLAPQWYRLEDRKSEKAKGELMLAVWMGTQADEAFPEAWHSDAATVSGADGLANIRSKVYLSPKLWYLRVNVIEAQDLQPSDKSRFPEVYVKAILGNQALRTRVSMSKSINPLWNEDLMFVAAEPFEEPLILSVEDRVAPNKDEVLGRCGIPLQYVDRRLDHKPVNTRWFNLEKHIIVEGEKKKDMKFASKIHMRVCLEGGYHVLDESTHYSSDLRPTAKVLWKSSIGVLELGILNAQGLSPMKTKDGRATTDAYCVAKYGQKWVRTRTIIDSFSPKWNEQYTWEVYDPCTVVTIGVFDNCHLQGGDKAGRDSRIGKVRIRLSTLETDRVYTHSYPLLVLHPSGVKKMGEIHLAVRFTCSSLVNMMHLYSQPLLPKMHYIHPLTVSQLDSLRHQATQIVSMRLSRAEPPLRKEVVEYMLDVGSHMWSMRRSKANFFRIMGVLSGLIAVGKWFDQICNWKNPITTVLIHILFLILVMYPELILPTIFLYLFLIGVWYYRWRPRHPPHMDTRLSCADNAHPDELDEEFDTFPTSRPADIVRMRYDRLRSIAGRIQTVVGDLATQGERLQNLLSWRDPRATALFVIFCLIAAVVLYVTPFQVVALLAGFYVLRHPRFRYKLPSVPLNFFRRLPARTDCML is encoded by the coding sequence ATGCAGAGGCCGCCGCAGGAAGATTTCTCGTTGAAGGAAACCAACCCCCACCTTGGTGGGGGGAAGGTTACCGGAGATAAGCTGACGAGCACCTATGACCTCGTTGAGCAGATGCAGTATCTCTATGTCCGTGTTGTGAAAGCAAAAGATTTACCCGGAAAGGATGTTTCTGGTAGTTGTGACCCATATGTTGAGGTTAGGCTCGGAAATTATAAGGGCACAACACGTCATTTTGAGAAAAAGTCAAACCCCGAATGGAATCAGGTGTTTGCCTTCTCGAAGGAGCGGATCCAGGCCTCTGTCCTTGAGGTTTCTGTGAAAGATAAGGATGTTGTGAAGGATGATTTTATAGGCCGGGTTATATTCGATTTGAATGAGATCCCGAAAAGGGTTCCTCCCGACAGTCCCTTGGCCCCGCAGTGGTATAGGTTGGAGGACAGGAAGAGTGAGAAGGCCAAGGGCGAGCTCATGCTGGCTGTCTGGATGGGTACACAAGCTGACGAGGCATTCCCTGAGGCGTGGCATTCGGATGCAGCGACAGTCAGTGGTGCTGATGGTCTTGCAAATATTAGGTCGAAGGTCTATCTCTCGCCTAAGCTTTGGTACCTGAGAGTAAACGTGATTGAAGCGCAGGACTTGCAGCCAAGTGACAAAAGTCGGTTTCCCGAAGTTTATGTGAAGGCCATTCTGGGAAACCAAGCACTAAGAACTAGAGTTTCAATGAGCAAAAGTATCAATCCTTTGTGGAACGAGGATTTGATGTTCGTGGCTGCGGAACCATTCGAGGAGCCACTGATTTTAAGTGTGGAAGACCGTGTTGCTCCCAACAAAGACGAAGTTCTGGGAAGATGTGGTATCCCGTTGCAGTATGTGGACCGGAGGTTGGATCACAAGCCTGTTAATACGAGGTGGTTTAATCTGGAGAAACATATAATAGTCGAAGGTGAAAAGAAAAAGGACATGAAGTTCGCCAGCAAGATTCATATGAGAGTTTGTCTGGAAGGCGGTTATCACGTCTTGGATGAGTCCACTCACTATAGCAGTGATCTTAGGCCGACTGCTAAAGTGCTATGGAAGTCGAGCATTGGTGTTCTTGAGTTGGGGATTTTAAATGCACAGGGGCTTTCTCCGATGAAAACAAAGGATGGACGGGCGACAACTGATGCCTATTGTGTTGCCAAATACGGACAGAAGTGGGTTAGGACAAGGACAATCATCGACAGTTTTTCTCCAAAGTGGAACGAGCAGTACACTTGGGAGGTGTACGATCCTTGCACTGTCGTAACTATCGGTGTATTTGACAATTGTCATTTGCAAGGAGGGGATAAGGCCGGAAGGGATTCAAGAATCGGGAAGGTCAGAATTCGCCTTTCCACTCTGGAAACGGATCGTGTATACACTCATTCCTATCCTCTTCTAGTCTTGCATCCTTCGGGGGTGAAAAAGATGGGAGAAATTCATTTAGCCGTGCGGTTCACTTGCTCATCTCTGGTAAATATGATGCATCTCTACTCCCAGCCGCTGCTGCCCAAAATGCACTACATTCACCCATTAACTGTCAGTCAGCTCGACAGCTTGAGGCATCAGGCCACTCAGATCGTCTCCATGAGGCTGAGTCGTGCCGAGCCACCTCTCAGGAAGGAGGTGGTCGAGTATATGCTCGACGTGGGCTCTCACATGTGGAGCATGAGAAGAAGCAAGGCTAATTTCTTCCGGATCATGGGCGTGCTGAGCGGGTTGATAGCTGTTGGGAAATGGTTCGATCAGATATGCAACTGGAAGAACCCCATCACCACCGTTCTCATCCACATCTTGTTTCTAATACTCGTCATGTATCCAGAGCTGATCTTGCCGACGATCTTCCTCTACTTGTTCTTGATCGGGGTTTGGTACTACCGATGGAGACCGAGGCATCCGCCCCACATGGACACTCGCCTCTCCTGCGCCGACAACGCCCATCCTGACGAGCTTGATGAGGAGTTTGACACGTTCCCGACTTCCCGCCCCGCGGATATCGTGCGGATGAGGTACGACCGTCTGAGAAGCATTGCGGGGAGGATCCAGACCGTTGTTGGCGACCTGGCGACGCAAGGGGAGAGGCTGCAGAACCTGCTGAGCTGGCGGGACCCTCGGGCGACGGCTCTGTTTGTTATCTTCTGCTTGATCGCGGCCGTCGTCCTCTATGTGACGCCGTTTCAAGTCGTGGCCCTCCTTGCTGGATTCTACGTCTTGAGACATCCCAGGTTCCGGTACAAGCTCCCGTCTGTGCCCCTCAACTTCTTCAGGAGGCTGCCGGCGAGAACGGACTGTATGTTGTGA
- the LOC130988863 gene encoding FT-interacting protein 1-like isoform X1: MDCAIATLFWHRKKQLIKIISNLKYFPKKMNPLDEYRIKDTKPRLGERWPHGGGRSWIGGDKITTTYDLVEQMFYLYVRVVKARDLPTNAVTGGCDPYVEVKLGNYKGKTQRFEKKSSPEWNQVFAFSKDKIQSSVVEIFVREKEMVGRDDYLGRVDFDLNEVPTRLPPDSPLAPQWYRLEERRRPAAESRLRGEVMLAVWIGSQADEAFPEAWHSDAAAVHGDGVFSVRSKVYVSPKLWYLRVNVIEAQDVEAAEAAPVFVKGQVGNQVCKTKLFPNRTANPVWNEDLLFVIAEPFEEALVLTVESKVGPTRDEVVGRMSIPMHVLERRMDHRPVHSRWFNLDRLGTERKFSTRVHLRACLEGGYHVLDESTLYISDQRPTARQLWKQPIGIVEVGILSANALLPMKARGTTDAYCVAKYGHKWVRTRTIVESFSPTWNEQYTWEVYDPCTLLTLAVFDNCHLSGRDSRIGKVRIRLSTLETDKIYTHSYPLLVLHPSGLKKMGELQLAFRFTCISLTQMIYLYSRPLLPKTHYIQAFTISQLDKLRYEAMNIVASRLGRAEPPLRKEVVEYMLDVESHMWSMRRSKANFFRIASFFSGLVGTGRWVRQVCEWKNPITTVLVHVLLCILVCYPELVLPTGFLYMFLMAVWNLRLRDSQPAHVDTKMSWAEGVHPDELDEEFDTFPTSRPQDVVRMRYDRLRSVAGRIQSVVGDMATQGERFLALLSWRDPRATTIFLLFCLCAAVVLFVTPFKIVTLLLGLFLLRHPRFRSKMPCAPSSFFRRLPARVDTML, encoded by the exons ATGGATTGTGCCATTGCAACACTTTTTTG GCATAGAAAAAAGCAGCTGATCAAGATCATTTCAAACCTCAAATATTTTCCAAAGAAAATGAATCCCCTGGATGAGTACAGAATCAAGGACACGAAGCCGCGGCTGGGCGAGCGGTGGCCGCACGGCGGCGGGCGCAGCTGGATCGGGGGCGACAAGATCACGACCACCTACGACCTAGTGGAACAGATGTTCTACCTCTACGTCCGCGTGGTCAAGGCTCGCGATCTCCCCACCAACGCAGTCACCGGCGGCTGCGACCCCTACGTCGAGGTCAAGCTCGGCAACTACAAGGGCAAAACGCAGCGTTTCGAGAAGAAAAGCAGCCCCGAGTGGAACCAGGTCTTCGCCTTCTCCAAGGACAAGATTCAGTCTTCCGTCGTCGAGATTTTCGTGCGAGAGAAGGAGATGGTCGGGAGAGACGACTACCTCGGGAGGGTCGACTTCGACCTTAACGAGGTTCCCACGAGGCTCCCGCCGGATAGCCCCCTCGCCCCGCAGTGGTACCGCCtcgaggagcgccgccgccccGCCGCCGAGAGCAGGCTGAGAGGCGAAGTCATGCTCGCGGTGTGGATCGGATCGCAGGCGGATGAGGCGTTTCCCGAGGCATGGCACTCGGACGCCGCCGCCGTGCATGGCGACGGTGTGTTTAGCGTGCGGTCCAAGGTGTACGTCTCGCCCAAGCTGTGGTACCTTCGGGTCAACGTGATCGAGGCGCAGGACGTGGAGGCGGCAGAGGCAGCGCCGGTGTTCGTGAAGGGGCAGGTCGGGAACCAGGTTTGTAAAACCAAGCTGTTCCCGAACCGGACCGCGAACCCGGTCTGGAACGAGGATCTGTTGTTCGTGATCGCGGAGCCTTTCGAGGAGGCGTTGGTGTTGACGGTGGAGAGCAAGGTGGGTCCGACGAGGGACGAGGTGGTCGGGAGGATGAGCATCCCGATGCACGTGTTGGAGAGGCGGATGGACCACCGGCCGGTCCACTCGCGGTGGTTCAATCTGGACCGGTTGGGCACGGAGCGGAAGTTCTCGACCAGGGTCCATCTGAGGGCGTGTCTGGAAGGCGGGTACCACGTGTTGGATGAGTCCACACTGTACATCAGCGATCAGAGGCCCACCGCCCGCCAGCTATGGAAGCAGCCCATCGGGATTGTGGAGGTCGGGATACTCAGCGCCAACGCCCTCCTCCCTATGAAAGCGCGGGGCACCACCGACGCCTACTGCGTGGCCAAGTACGGCCACAAGTGGGTCCGGACGAGGACCATAGTCGAGAGCTTCAGTCCCACGTGGAACGAGCAGTACACGTGGGAGGTGTACGACCCCTGCACGCTCCTCACGCTTGCTGTCTTCGATAACTGCCATCTCTCCGGAAGGGATTCCAGAATTGGCAAGGTTCGAATCCGGCTATCCACGTTGGAGACTGATAAAATCTACACACATTCGTATCCACTACTAGTGTTGCACCCCTCGGGATTGAAGAAAATGGGAGAGCTGCAGCTGGCATTTCGATTTACCTGCATTTCCTTAACACAGATGATATACTTATACAGTAGGCCATTGCTGCCTAAAACGCACTACATTCAAGCATTCACAATAAGTCAGTTAGATAAACTGAGGTACGAGGCAATGAACATTGTGGCATCGAGATTGGGGAGAGCAGAGCCTCCTCTGAGAAAGGAAGTGGTAGAATACATGCTAGATGTGGAGTCGCACATGTGGAGCATGCGGCGGAGCAAGGCGAATTTCTTCCGAATAGCCTCCTTCTTCTCGGGCCTAGTGGGCACGGGCAGATGGGTGCGGCAAGTGTGCGAGTGGAAGAACCCGATCACCACGGTGCTCGTCCACGTCCTGTTGTGCATCCTCGTGTGCTACCCGGAGCTCGTGCTCCCCACGGGCTTCCTCTACATGTTTCTCATGGCGGTGTGGAACTTGAGGCTCCGGGACAGCCAGCCTGCGCACGTGGACACCAAGATGTCGTGGGCGGAGGGGGTGCACCCGGACGAGCTTGATGAGGAATTCGACACGTTCCCGACGTCGCGGCCTCAGGACGTGGTGCGTATGAGGTATGATCGGCTTAGGAGTGTTGCCGGGAGGATACAGAGCGTGGTCGGGGATATGGCGACGCAGGGAGAGAGGTTTCTTGCGTTGCTAAGCTGGAGGGATCCAAGAGCAACCACCATTTTCCTACTGTTTTGCCTCTGTGCAGCTGTTGTTCTCTTTGTTACTCCTTTCAAGATTGTGACTCTTTTGTTGGGCTTGTTTTTGCTTAGGCATCCAAGATTTAGGAGCAAGATGCCTTGTGCTCCAAGCAGCTTCTTCCGCCGATTGCCCGCTCGAGTAGATACCATGCTCTAG